Proteins co-encoded in one candidate division WOR-3 bacterium genomic window:
- a CDS encoding DUF4249 family protein, with protein sequence MKNIKILLYLLSIILLNAACSEEESQLYQPQLNIYSFLQGGRFYSEVFVDRSYLMDEPSSRYVDDALVLLDGGGPQDTLVLIDSLYKSYDKFIYPESTYTLTVIHPDYDTVFGTTRIPGNFQIIFPEPGDTFKISDTITITKSTGAPYYYGYFINDNYNIPFWHTPDTSDTVIRIPMPIQIQNLPEGYYTLQLMACDENYFEYSRFEPLQDSLLQSGIEGGIGVFASFNLKTTSIYLSH encoded by the coding sequence ATGAAGAACATCAAAATACTTCTATATCTGTTGTCGATCATATTATTGAACGCCGCCTGTTCAGAAGAGGAATCTCAGCTGTATCAACCCCAGCTGAATATCTACTCTTTTCTACAGGGAGGGAGATTCTACTCCGAGGTGTTCGTCGACCGCAGTTATCTTATGGATGAACCGAGCTCCCGCTATGTCGATGACGCCCTTGTCTTACTGGACGGCGGTGGACCGCAGGATACTTTAGTCCTTATCGACAGCCTTTATAAAAGTTATGACAAATTCATTTATCCGGAATCAACCTATACCCTCACGGTAATTCATCCTGATTATGATACGGTCTTCGGTACGACAAGGATCCCGGGGAATTTCCAGATCATCTTTCCTGAACCCGGTGATACTTTTAAAATATCCGACACGATCACCATCACAAAAAGCACTGGAGCACCTTATTACTACGGCTATTTCATCAATGATAACTACAACATTCCATTCTGGCACACCCCCGACACATCCGATACCGTAATCCGTATTCCTATGCCCATCCAGATTCAAAATCTTCCGGAGGGTTATTACACCCTGCAATTAATGGCGTGCGACGAGAATTATTTTGAATACAGCCGCTTTGAACCGCTCCAGGACAGTCTTCTGCAAAGCGGAATAGAAGGCGGCATCGGCGTCTTCGCCTCTTTTAACTTAAAAACCACATCCATATATCTCAGCCATTAG
- a CDS encoding asparagine--tRNA ligase, with protein sequence MHVYIEDIGRYEGKEVVIKGWLYNKRSSGKVRFILVRDGTGIIQSVIAKGETKEEVFEAADRITQESSVILKGIVKKEKRAPGGYEIIAQDLRIIQKTSDYPITPKEHSIEFLLPIRHLWLRSKKQNAIMRIRHEIISSLRRFLDERGFICADCPILTPAACEGTTTLFEVDYYEQKAYLSQSGQLYNEATAAALGRVYCFGPTFRAEKSKTRKHLTEFWMLEPEIAYIDLDGIMELIEDMIVYMVESVLKNREAELKILERDISILAQIKKPFPRISYKEAVSIIQKKDKEFKYGEDFGAPHEAFISENFDKPVFVHRFPAAIKAFYMKRDPDDPSLVLGVDMIGPEGSGELVGGGQREDDYDTLLKSIKEHNLPEKAFQWYLDLRKYGTCPHGGFGLGLERTIAWICGIKHVRETIPFPRMLDRIYP encoded by the coding sequence ATGCATGTCTATATCGAAGATATCGGACGGTATGAAGGGAAAGAAGTGGTCATCAAGGGATGGCTATATAACAAACGTTCAAGCGGAAAAGTTCGTTTCATTCTGGTGCGCGACGGCACGGGGATCATCCAATCGGTCATCGCCAAAGGCGAAACCAAGGAAGAGGTGTTTGAAGCCGCGGACAGAATCACACAGGAATCATCTGTAATTCTGAAGGGCATCGTCAAAAAAGAGAAAAGAGCTCCAGGCGGCTATGAAATCATTGCTCAGGACCTCCGGATCATTCAAAAAACCTCTGACTATCCGATAACACCGAAAGAACATTCGATTGAGTTCCTTTTGCCGATCCGCCATCTCTGGCTGCGCTCGAAAAAACAGAACGCCATCATGCGGATAAGGCACGAAATAATAAGCTCGTTAAGAAGATTCCTGGACGAACGTGGATTCATCTGCGCCGACTGCCCCATCCTTACACCCGCTGCATGTGAAGGCACAACAACCCTCTTTGAGGTTGATTATTATGAACAGAAAGCATACCTGAGCCAGAGCGGCCAGCTTTATAATGAAGCAACCGCGGCGGCCCTCGGCAGGGTTTACTGTTTCGGTCCCACATTCCGCGCCGAAAAATCAAAGACCCGCAAACATCTTACTGAATTCTGGATGCTCGAACCGGAGATTGCTTATATCGACCTCGACGGCATCATGGAACTGATCGAGGATATGATTGTCTATATGGTGGAATCAGTGCTCAAAAACAGAGAGGCGGAATTAAAAATACTGGAAAGGGATATATCTATATTGGCTCAGATAAAGAAACCATTTCCCAGGATCTCTTACAAAGAGGCGGTTTCAATAATTCAGAAAAAAGATAAAGAGTTCAAATACGGTGAAGATTTCGGTGCACCCCATGAGGCGTTCATTTCGGAAAATTTCGACAAACCGGTCTTTGTCCATCGCTTTCCCGCAGCGATCAAGGCATTCTATATGAAACGCGATCCCGACGATCCATCCCTGGTACTGGGAGTTGATATGATCGGGCCTGAAGGTTCTGGAGAACTGGTGGGCGGAGGCCAGCGTGAAGACGATTATGACACCCTGTTAAAGAGCATAAAAGAACATAATCTTCCTGAAAAGGCCTTTCAATGGTACCTTGATCTGAGAAAATACGGCACCTGCCCCCATGGTGGATTCGGCCTCGGTTTAGAAAGGACCATTGCCTGGATCTGCGGAATAAAACATGTCAGAGAAACCATCCCATTTCCCAGAATGCTCGATCGAATCTATCCGTAA
- a CDS encoding DUF2089 domain-containing protein, whose amino-acid sequence MKLKILKCPSCHEDMIISELKCPKCDLRVKKDFSPCKFCRLSEDQYEFLIIFLRSQGKITEIEKILGISYPTIKTKIENLLKDLGLSPTSTKKDPIEALAQGEISVDEAVAILKQRRKR is encoded by the coding sequence ATGAAATTAAAAATTTTGAAGTGTCCGTCTTGTCACGAAGACATGATCATCAGTGAATTAAAATGTCCGAAATGTGATCTCAGGGTCAAGAAAGACTTTTCACCGTGCAAATTCTGCCGGTTGTCAGAAGACCAGTATGAATTCCTGATTATATTCCTGCGCAGCCAGGGTAAAATCACTGAAATCGAAAAGATCCTCGGCATCTCGTATCCGACCATAAAGACAAAGATTGAAAATCTGCTCAAAGACCTCGGGCTTTCTCCAACCAGTACGAAAAAGGACCCTATTGAAGCACTGGCACAGGGTGAGATCTCCGTGGATGAAGCTGTGGCGATTCTGAAACAGAGGAGGAAGAGATGA